The Pseudomonas sp. FeN3W region CACGATCTTGAAGTGATATAAAAAGCTCGTCGATGGTAATCTCGCTGGCTCTTTCTAAAGGAAACCCGCAAAATTTAATTAAAGACTGTATTCCGGCGTCATCAATATTAATGAGATTAAGATCATCCATTAGACAATTGCTTAAGCGTTGTGAGTAATAGTCTTTATGATGACCGCGAAACATGAAGAAATTACTTATTTGCAGTGCGAGGCTAGCTCGCCAGCTGTCAATATGACTGAACATGATTATTTACCTTTTATTCTTTTAATTATAGCAAGTTAAACTCAAAGCAATCCAGCAAGGCAGGGGCAGGGGACTGAGACAATCGATCATTCTTTGCAAAGCAAAGGCGAAACCGGGCGCAAGCGCCCGAATAGATCGACTTGCTCATCATGAATTCCTTGCTCTTTGAGTAAACCCATAGCGCGAGGTTTGCAAATCATACGCGGCCAAGCCTCTCATTCTGTCTTGCCATGATGTCTGTCCCAGATATTTTTTCGTAGCCAAGGCGCCCCACAGTTCAGAGACAGATGGGGGTTCGGGTAATCGATCAGATCCAGGTAAGAATCAATATTATCCGGAATTTCCATATGGAAAATGACCTGATTCTCGACAGTCCCCTTAAGTGAGGTTGACCATGCCCATACGCCGTCAACTACCCGCCACTAAACGCTTCGCGCTATAGTGGGGGCTTGTAGAAAATCCAGAGCGATAAACAGTCGCAAGGTTTTCTACTTCTAAGCGAGTCATCCTAATGTGACTCGTCTGGGCCTGAAGACAAGACCCTCATCGGCTACCGACTTCATGAAGCTATCACCGATTTCTTTTCGTAAAATATTCAAGGCGCCGTTTACATCAGCGTTCAGCAATAAGCCTGTGCTGCTCTGATACAGGCCGCGTTTCAATCGCCTTCCTGTAAAGCTGCGAGTTCCTGCCAGCCCATAGGTCGGGATTCGATCCAGATCCAGGGCTGATGCCTTGGAGGTGTAGCTTTCCTCCCTGACAACCACCTCGATTCCATAGACCTCGGCCTTGTATCTGATCTGCTCGATCAGGCGCGCATGCGGGATGCTGACGAACTTCTGATTATTGACCTTACCGATGCCAACGCCCTGTTTCCAGTCAGGATTCAGGCCGACCACAATGCGACCGATATCGTACTGTAAGCATTGGTCTATCACGAAATGGCTGACTCGGTGCAGGTGGTCGTTCATCCAGCAGAAGCGGCTCACCGCCTTATTCTTGAGTATTTGCCAATGCCTGTTGCTGCGTAACGCCGCCGCGTCCTTGTTGTACAGATGGTTGACGGACTTGATGGCCTTGCCATTGACCAGAACAGGGCGAAAACCCGGCTGGTCGGAGATCAGTGTGGCAAGGTTGTCGATACCCAAGTCGATGGAAAGGTGTTTACTTCGATCCAAAAGCACCGAGCTTTTGCCCTGCTGTTTAGCGGCCTGCTCGTACACCACTTCGAGCCAATAGCAGCTGCCATGGGGCACGAAGCGGATCTCTTGAATAATCTGGTCAGCGCCTTTGGCTTTGAGTGCCTGGTCGACACAGCAGCGAACCTTTACAGGCGCAATCCCCGTCTTGCTTGGGAAATGGATCTGACCATCTCTACAGCTTAAGTGCTGAAACGGCATCGAGGCCGTTTTGGCTTGCCTGGCGTAGCCAGGCATGCGGGGCTTGGCCTTGAAACGGGCGGGGTTCTTCTTCCATTCGCTTAGGGCTGCAAAGTAGCCTTTCCAGTCCTGGCCAAGCCTGCGCAAAACAGCCTGGCTCATCGCATTTGGAATGGCCTGGTAAGCAGGATGGGCATGCGAGCCTTGCTTCAGCGCGAGATCAGCCTGCATCCAGCCAAACCGATCACCGGCAAGAAAAGCCTGCCGAATCAGGTAATTTCCACAATTGAAAAGGGTTTTCGCCGAACGACACAAGTGAGCAACCGAATTGTAATTCGGATCATTGCGCTTGATCAGGATGCGCTCGGTTAACTGCATGGACTTTTTCCCTGTATGCCTGTACAGTATAGTGATCTAAGCGGGACTTGTAAATGAGAAGAATCAAGAGCCCGAGCGCGTTACCGCGCTGGCGCTTTCACCTCCACCCAAACGCTACGCGCTCTGGATGGAGTACTCCGCGCAATTGATAGACGCGCCTCCACGCCTGGTTAACCTTTGTTTGACTCAACTGATCCAGAGATCCAACACCAACTCTAGACCAGCGAATTTTACGCTTGCCACCTTCTATCACACTGCAAAGAGGCAGGATGAAGGAGAGGTAGATGCTCCACTGCCGGGCCAGTGGCTTGTCGTGGCCGCGAAAGCTCCTGCGTATGTTAAACTGAACTTTAGGGATCTTACCCAAGGAGGGCTTGCGGTGCCTTGTCGATGGAAGAGCGCTCAAATCCATCCATCCAGCCTTCTGCTCAGCTAGTCTATAGGCTGCTGCTGGCTTGAGTCCCTTAATCCGCTGGATGGTTGCTATGGTGCCGTCTGCGCGCCGTATACACCACCCATGTGGAAATCTATCGATCCTGCGCTTCGCCATCTGCCTCTAACCGGTAAAACCGATTGCACCAAACAGTAGCACAGCGGGCTCCACTACAACACCGAGGCTGCTACCCAAGGCTGTTCGACCGACCGAAGCAGTGGAAGCCAAAAAAAAGATGAATTAATTCATTCGCCCCTATTGACACCACTCCAAGGTATGGCTAATATGGACTCATCAACTGAATTTGAGCGGAAACACGAACATGTCGATATCATCATCCCTACCGAGAAGTACAAGGCTTATGCCCTCACAGGCGTGATGATGCGTGTTCGAAACCCGGACGCGCTGTCCGGGTCAAGAAAGACCTAAACCCGGACTCCATGTCCGGGTTTTTTGTTTTAAGCGTTAATGATTTTGGATGGTTGCCGGAGCGGCTAAACGGGACTGCCTGGAAAGCAGTTGCTCCATACGGGGCACAAAGGT contains the following coding sequences:
- a CDS encoding transposase; the encoded protein is MQLTERILIKRNDPNYNSVAHLCRSAKTLFNCGNYLIRQAFLAGDRFGWMQADLALKQGSHAHPAYQAIPNAMSQAVLRRLGQDWKGYFAALSEWKKNPARFKAKPRMPGYARQAKTASMPFQHLSCRDGQIHFPSKTGIAPVKVRCCVDQALKAKGADQIIQEIRFVPHGSCYWLEVVYEQAAKQQGKSSVLLDRSKHLSIDLGIDNLATLISDQPGFRPVLVNGKAIKSVNHLYNKDAAALRSNRHWQILKNKAVSRFCWMNDHLHRVSHFVIDQCLQYDIGRIVVGLNPDWKQGVGIGKVNNQKFVSIPHARLIEQIRYKAEVYGIEVVVREESYTSKASALDLDRIPTYGLAGTRSFTGRRLKRGLYQSSTGLLLNADVNGALNILRKEIGDSFMKSVADEGLVFRPRRVTLG